From Primulina huaijiensis isolate GDHJ02 chromosome 15, ASM1229523v2, whole genome shotgun sequence, one genomic window encodes:
- the LOC140960467 gene encoding calcium-binding protein PBP1-like: MAGAGELNGFQDNLVSMADKLGGEGLIAELCKGFSLLMDRDKGVITFESLKKNSAFLGLQDFKDDELRSMVEEGDLDGDGGIDQMEFCVLMFRLSPELMERSEAWLEHALYQEFLHHGKN, encoded by the coding sequence ATGGCAGGCGCAGGAGAATTGAATGGATTTCAAGATAACTTGGTATCGATGGCGGATAAGTTAGGAGGGGAGGGGCTAATAGCAGAACTTTGTAAAGGTTTCAGCCTTTTAATGGACAGGGATAAAGGAGTGATCACGTTTGAGAGCTTGAAGAAGAACTCAGCTTTTCTTGGATTGCAAGATTTCAAGGATGATGAGTTGAGGAGTATGGTCGAAGAAGGCGATCTTGATGGGGATGGGGGGATTGATCAGATGGAGTTTTGTGTACTCATGTTTAGGTTGAGCCCCGAGCTAATGGAGCGATCTGAAGCATGGTTGGAACATGCTCTTTACCAGGAGTTCTTGCATCATGGGAAGAATTAA